Genomic DNA from Lutibacter sp. A80:
AATGTTTTGGTCAATAATATAACTTTCAATACCTTCATTAGCAAGCACTGCTTTTGCTATATGAATTTCATGAATTAAACTAGCTGTTAAAACGGTAACTAATGATTCTGATGAGTTTTCCATGATTTTTAATTTTAAATTAATAAAAAGTCAATCTATTATAATATTCTTAACATTATAGATATCTTATTTAAAGATAAGAATATTATATTTGAAAGCATCATAATTTTTAAATTTGACTGTTAAGATTTTAATAAAATGAATAAAAATTTAATACTTACAGCTGTTATTGGAGCATTTACAATTATTTTAGGAGCCTTTGGAGCGCATAGTTTACAAGAAACTTTAACTATAACTCAACTTAAAAGTTTTGAAACAGGTGTGCGGTATCAAATGTTTCATGTATTGGCTTTATTGTTTGTTAATACTTACAATGTATTTAATACTAAAACAAAAAATAGTATCAGTTTATTCTTTTTTCTTGGAATTCTTTTTTTCTCCGGATCAATATATGCAATAACATTTGGTGTAAGTGCTAAAAGTATTTGGTTTATTACTCCTTTAGGCGGTATGTTGTTTATTGTAGGCTGGCTTAAAATGGCAGTATCTTTTTATAAAACAAAGTAATTATTAATGTTAAAAAAATTATAAAATAGCTTCTTTATAAGAGCGTTGTTTTTTTATAAAGAAGTTTTTTTTGTATTATAAAGTATAAATTAGAAATACACGATTTTTTTTACTGTTTTTTGAAAACGTTTTCGCTAAAACAGTAAAAAGACATCTGGAAGTAAGTATTTGATAATCAGTATTTAAGTAATTGAAAACGTTTTAGTAAATAGGTTTTTTTTACTGATATATGTCATAAGCTAGTACTTCTAATTATTTGTAAATTTGTTAAAGAAATAAATGATAAAATTGAATATAATAATAAAATAAAAACACAACGAAAATGCAAGTATTAAGAGACTCAGTTGTAGAAGCTTTAAAAAATATTGGCTTAACAAAAAAGAACGAAATTATTTACAATCCTTCTTATGAAGAATTATTTGAAGCTGAAATGGATCCTTCTTTAGAAGGTTTCGAAAAAGCTCAATTAACAGAATTAGATGCTGTTAATGTAATGACTGGTAAATTTACAGGTC
This window encodes:
- a CDS encoding putative signal transducing protein, with protein sequence MENSSESLVTVLTASLIHEIHIAKAVLANEGIESYIIDQNIATSIGTAFVEGYKLKVNSLDLEKAKKVLDEIATSEE
- a CDS encoding DUF423 domain-containing protein — protein: MNKNLILTAVIGAFTIILGAFGAHSLQETLTITQLKSFETGVRYQMFHVLALLFVNTYNVFNTKTKNSISLFFFLGILFFSGSIYAITFGVSAKSIWFITPLGGMLFIVGWLKMAVSFYKTK